The following proteins are encoded in a genomic region of Columba livia isolate bColLiv1 breed racing homer chromosome 17, bColLiv1.pat.W.v2, whole genome shotgun sequence:
- the MORN3 gene encoding MORN repeat-containing protein 3 gives MPIVKYPRAREPLWCEWDRKAQKCGLRHTVYAVNGDRYTGEWLDNLKHGKGTQVWKRTGAIYSGDWKFGKRDGYGSYSIPDPVTKEYKRVYTGWWKNDKKCGYGMTFYPGGEHYEGEWSGGQRSGWGRMYYQDGSIYEGQWLQDQPGGLGMLLLSNENRYEGNWKDGKKHGPGKFFYLDKGQLFEGIWAADIPKCGILIDFGRDEAPAPTQYPIPKIELADPDGVLAEAQAMFDDSQDE, from the exons ATGCCCATCGTAAAATACCCCAGGGCTCGAGAGCCTCTCTGGTGTGAATGGGAcaggaaagcacagaaatgtGGATTAAGACACACTGTCTATGCTGTAAATGGGGATCGGTATACTGGAGAATGGCTGGACAACTTGAAACATG GTAAAGGCACCCAGGTGTGGAAACGCACCGGAGCCATTTATAGCGGTGACTGGAAGTTTGGGAAGCGGGATGGCTACGGCTCGTACAGCATTCCTGACCCCGTAACCAAGGAATACAAGAGGGTGTACACGGGCTGgtggaaaaatgacaaaaaatgc GGCTACGGGATGACGTTTTACCCCGGCGGGGAGCACTACGAGGGCGAGTGGAGCGGCGGGCAGCGGAGCGGCTGGGGACGGATGTACTACCAGGACGGGTCCATCTATgaggggcagtggctgcaggacCAGCCCGgcgggctggggatgctgctgctgt CGAATGAAAATCGGTACGAAGGAAActggaaagatggaaagaagcaCGGCCCAGGGAAATTTTTCTACTTGGATAAGGGACAGTTGTTTGAAGGCATCTGGGCAGCAGATATACCAAAATGTGGAATTCTGATCGACTTTGGCAGAGATGAAGCTCCTGCCCCTACTCAGTATCCAATCCCGAAG